One window of the Marinoscillum sp. 108 genome contains the following:
- a CDS encoding LytTR family DNA-binding domain-containing protein → MTKPSILVVEDEPLIADDIADTLTKNGYHVVAIVDEGVDALQAMEDHKPDLAILDVNIEGDMDGIELAPKLGIPFVFLTSYYDKATLDRAKVLRPAGYIVKPFSERDLIANVELALHKVPQQPVAAKAHPEKLFVKRDQEILSVMSDQILFAEAFDNYAYLYTESEKYIISHTLKSIEEKLVPLGFLRVHRSYLINFEQIDSISEGYVFLKGHKVQIGKSFRKEFMDRLSLL, encoded by the coding sequence ATGACAAAACCCTCGATCTTAGTAGTGGAGGATGAGCCACTCATTGCGGATGACATTGCGGATACGCTGACCAAAAACGGATACCATGTGGTAGCCATTGTGGATGAAGGAGTGGATGCGCTTCAGGCCATGGAGGACCATAAGCCGGATCTGGCCATATTGGATGTGAATATTGAGGGCGATATGGATGGCATTGAGTTGGCACCAAAACTGGGCATCCCTTTTGTTTTTTTAACTTCCTATTATGACAAAGCCACACTAGACCGGGCGAAAGTTCTGCGTCCTGCTGGTTACATTGTAAAGCCCTTCAGCGAGCGCGACCTGATCGCCAATGTGGAGCTGGCGTTGCACAAAGTGCCCCAGCAGCCGGTGGCAGCCAAGGCACATCCAGAAAAACTCTTTGTGAAAAGGGATCAGGAGATTCTCTCTGTGATGTCCGATCAAATCCTCTTCGCGGAGGCATTTGATAACTACGCCTACCTCTATACCGAATCAGAAAAGTACATTATCAGCCATACCCTCAAGAGCATAGAAGAAAAGCTGGTGCCGCTAGGTTTTCTCCGCGTGCATCGCTCGTATCTCATCAATTTTGAGCAGATCGATTCCATATCAGAAGGGTATGTCTTTCTGAAAGGTCACAAAGTTCAGATCGGAAAATCCTTCCGAAAGGAGTTTATGGACAGACTGTCGTTGCTTTAG
- a CDS encoding tetratricopeptide repeat protein: MSSLRKKLIPIFVLVICLASVGIVQSQPSEKQFDFDSLEQLVSSSPDTVGIKMLFDATYALRKNFPDSALSYGQRALERSKIIGFDRGIAESYNNLGAVFIIRSEYDTAVSLHRKSIEYYQKLGDEKGRATALNNIGHIEQERGNYEAAAEVLLESIQLNEQIGNDKILGSNYINLGLVMSNLGQADEAISYYQKAIPLKEASEDFESLGNIYNNLGIEFRVRDQLDSAEYFYRKAIHYRINARDYYALAGSYNNLGILYYYLDKPDSTAKLFHNALQTYQAVDDKKEIARSYFNIAELHRMQGRFEPSITNLELALASAKQAKSKEQFRDIYKGLSRVNASNGNYEKAYEHRLSYENYEDSLRSDRTNRMVTEMSTKYQTAEKDREIAALNLDQQTAALALANSQNQRNIFISGFIIFFIAAGFLLYRYNTKRKTSNLLTEKNQQISLALEERETLLKEIHHRVKNNLQVISSLLNLQAGSLKDEAAVDAVKEGQNRVKSMALIHQKLYSAEDIRGVDVQDYLENLTSELFSAFGVQGAGFEIDASGIKLDIDTVIPLGLIINELITNTIKYAFVTSHEGLLEIQIREEGDKLNVMVRDNGAGMDAEALEKSNSFGWKMIRSLSRKVKAEINILNDQGTTVQMTLSRYKLVV; the protein is encoded by the coding sequence ATGTCATCGCTAAGAAAGAAACTAATTCCAATATTCGTTTTGGTCATTTGCCTCGCCTCAGTTGGAATCGTTCAGTCCCAGCCTTCGGAAAAGCAATTTGATTTCGACAGTTTGGAGCAGCTGGTATCATCTTCTCCTGATACTGTGGGGATAAAAATGCTGTTTGACGCCACTTATGCCCTCAGAAAAAATTTTCCTGATAGTGCCCTTAGCTATGGGCAGCGAGCTCTGGAGCGATCAAAGATCATTGGTTTCGACAGGGGTATTGCTGAGAGCTATAATAATTTAGGGGCTGTATTTATCATCAGGAGTGAATATGATACCGCGGTGTCCTTGCACAGAAAGTCGATCGAATACTATCAGAAGCTGGGGGATGAAAAGGGCCGGGCCACGGCTTTGAATAACATTGGGCATATAGAGCAGGAAAGGGGCAACTATGAAGCAGCCGCGGAGGTACTTCTAGAATCAATCCAACTCAATGAACAAATTGGAAATGACAAAATATTGGGTTCAAACTATATAAATCTGGGCCTTGTCATGTCAAACCTTGGTCAGGCAGACGAGGCTATTTCCTATTACCAGAAGGCCATTCCGCTGAAGGAAGCCAGTGAAGACTTTGAGTCCCTCGGTAATATTTATAACAACCTGGGGATCGAATTTAGAGTGCGGGATCAATTGGATTCTGCGGAATATTTTTACCGAAAGGCGATTCATTATCGCATAAATGCCAGGGATTACTATGCCCTCGCTGGGAGCTACAATAATTTGGGAATACTCTATTACTATTTGGATAAGCCCGATTCAACCGCAAAGCTGTTTCACAACGCCCTCCAGACCTATCAAGCTGTGGACGATAAGAAGGAAATAGCCAGGTCCTATTTCAATATTGCTGAACTGCATAGAATGCAGGGCCGATTCGAACCCTCAATTACGAATTTGGAACTGGCCTTAGCCTCAGCAAAGCAAGCGAAGAGCAAGGAACAATTCCGGGACATCTATAAAGGTTTGTCCAGAGTAAATGCTTCCAATGGGAATTATGAAAAAGCGTACGAGCATAGGCTGAGCTATGAGAACTATGAGGATAGCCTGAGGAGCGATCGGACCAACCGCATGGTAACTGAGATGAGCACGAAGTATCAAACCGCTGAAAAGGATCGGGAAATTGCGGCACTGAACTTAGACCAGCAAACAGCAGCTCTAGCTCTGGCCAACTCACAAAACCAACGAAACATCTTTATTTCAGGGTTTATCATCTTTTTTATAGCGGCTGGCTTCTTGCTCTACCGCTACAATACCAAGCGAAAAACCTCAAACCTACTGACAGAAAAAAATCAACAGATTTCCCTGGCACTAGAGGAGCGGGAGACGCTGCTCAAAGAAATCCACCACCGGGTAAAGAACAACTTGCAGGTCATCTCCAGTCTGCTAAACCTACAGGCCGGATCGCTGAAAGACGAAGCAGCGGTGGATGCAGTAAAGGAAGGACAGAACCGGGTGAAATCCATGGCGCTGATCCATCAGAAACTTTACAGTGCCGAAGATATCCGGGGGGTGGATGTGCAAGACTACCTCGAGAACCTCACTTCAGAGCTGTTCAGTGCCTTTGGGGTGCAGGGTGCAGGATTTGAGATTGATGCTTCGGGCATCAAACTGGACATAGATACGGTCATCCCTTTGGGCCTCATCATCAATGAGCTCATTACCAATACCATTAAGTATGCTTTTGTTACCTCTCATGAGGGGTTATTGGAAATACAGATCAGAGAGGAGGGAGATAAGCTCAATGTAATGGTGCGCGACAATGGAGCAGGCATGGATGCCGAGGCACTGGAAAAATCAAACTCCTTTGGGTGGAAGATGATCCGTTCACTGTCCAGAAAGGTAAAAGCGGAAATAAACATCCTAAATGATCAGGGTACCACCGTGCAGATGACCCTTTCGAGATATAAATTAGTCGTATGA
- a CDS encoding ATP-binding protein yields MSNPPANKYAFFLLISTFFCVHCAFAQSNEFQDLVRSIEAIEAQDEPPTDSLWALSQPYFSAKSDTIKARINLLWGRHYFSEFQFDSAKHFMEEAIGYYAKAPGRKRDLAASLIYLGHLCYDIEDISSAISAYHRALAIYEELGMQAEAGNAYNGIGNSYCYIAEFNLSLENYQKSMELYSTIGDSTGVSKVLGNIANLYTVRKDYDKSLEYYEKALKWSVNNARQRMDHILGIGIIKEETKEYDGAEAYYREAVSLGKEVKDYIQLAYTYQNLAFLYVNTDQLDSVPKYMELTRELAEKYAIGNLHNNLNEINHQYLFKKGLYKEAYELLKEVRAKSDSFYNLDMTRQLQEVEAQYSTLKKQKELAQKDLELERASGELGRKEFQRNILIVGLLFVMVLVVMIYRSRRLKDRANNILKQKNQQIEEKNKEIKSMEEAKSRWFINISHELRTPLTLIKGPIRQALGAIPSNDHIYQDLKIADRNVGQLQKLVDEILDLSKMEDGKMPVNLGRTNLTELVLNALASFDNAARHTKVKLEFELDPQDPVVISADREKINNVLTNLISNALKFTHEGGKITVGLQVSEEGVALFVRDTGDGIPADDLDKIFDRFYQSTHSGGGQGGTGVGLAFCKEIARMHGGDLSVTSELGVGSRFELFLPGQRLSGADEIAQEEEALQLATPDIHEEPAQYRSVLKDKKILVVEDNADMRAYISGFLSRDFEVIEARDGMEGLEKLRAHTPDLIVSDVMMPRMDGLTFAREVKKHPTWKNIPFITVSAIGDETEKVNTLRIGIDDYLVKPFFAEELRVRVQNLIYNYSERITSQAEPQEEEISHEEKTLKKLEKEVYDNIDDSNFNVIRLAEAASMSERQLYRYIREMTGLTPANFIKEIRLQRAMDLIQKKVYKRTSQLSYAVGFPQPAYFSTVFKKRFGRLPAEYIED; encoded by the coding sequence ATGAGCAACCCACCAGCGAATAAGTACGCATTTTTTCTACTGATCAGCACCTTTTTTTGTGTTCATTGTGCTTTTGCCCAGAGTAATGAATTCCAGGATTTGGTTAGGTCTATTGAAGCGATAGAAGCTCAGGATGAGCCGCCTACGGATAGCTTATGGGCCTTGAGTCAGCCTTATTTCAGTGCTAAGTCTGATACCATTAAGGCCCGCATCAACCTGCTATGGGGGCGTCACTATTTCAGTGAATTTCAGTTCGATTCAGCCAAACACTTTATGGAAGAAGCCATAGGCTACTATGCCAAGGCCCCCGGAAGGAAAAGAGATCTGGCGGCCTCATTGATCTATCTTGGACATCTATGCTATGACATTGAGGACATCTCCAGTGCCATCAGTGCCTATCATCGGGCTCTGGCGATCTATGAGGAGTTGGGGATGCAAGCAGAAGCTGGAAATGCTTACAATGGAATAGGCAATAGCTACTGCTACATCGCTGAGTTTAACCTCTCTCTGGAGAACTACCAGAAATCCATGGAACTATATTCCACTATTGGAGACTCCACTGGTGTTTCCAAAGTCTTGGGAAACATTGCCAATTTGTATACGGTCAGGAAGGATTATGATAAATCCCTGGAATATTATGAAAAAGCCCTGAAATGGAGTGTTAATAACGCTCGTCAGCGAATGGATCACATTTTGGGAATTGGTATTATCAAAGAAGAAACCAAGGAGTACGATGGGGCCGAAGCGTATTATCGTGAGGCTGTGTCATTGGGCAAAGAAGTGAAGGACTATATCCAACTCGCCTACACCTATCAGAACCTGGCTTTCCTGTATGTCAACACTGATCAGCTGGATTCTGTACCTAAGTACATGGAACTCACCAGGGAACTGGCGGAAAAATACGCTATCGGGAACCTGCACAACAACCTCAATGAGATCAATCACCAGTACCTCTTCAAGAAGGGCTTATACAAGGAAGCCTACGAGTTGCTGAAGGAGGTACGGGCAAAAAGCGATTCATTTTACAACCTGGATATGACCCGTCAGCTACAGGAGGTAGAGGCCCAGTACAGCACCCTGAAAAAGCAAAAGGAATTGGCTCAGAAGGATCTGGAGCTGGAAAGAGCTTCTGGTGAGTTGGGAAGAAAGGAGTTTCAGAGAAATATTCTGATTGTCGGCCTGTTATTCGTCATGGTGCTGGTGGTGATGATTTACAGAAGTCGCCGGCTGAAGGATAGAGCCAATAATATTCTGAAACAAAAAAATCAGCAGATAGAGGAGAAGAACAAGGAAATCAAATCCATGGAGGAGGCCAAATCACGCTGGTTTATCAATATCTCTCATGAGCTCCGCACACCGCTTACGCTCATCAAAGGGCCCATCAGGCAGGCGCTTGGGGCCATCCCCAGCAATGATCACATTTATCAGGACCTGAAGATAGCCGACCGGAATGTAGGCCAATTACAAAAACTGGTGGATGAGATTCTGGATCTTTCCAAAATGGAAGATGGCAAGATGCCTGTGAATTTGGGGAGAACTAACCTGACCGAGCTTGTATTGAATGCCCTGGCGAGTTTTGACAATGCCGCGCGCCATACCAAGGTGAAGTTAGAGTTTGAACTGGATCCGCAGGATCCGGTGGTGATCAGCGCGGACCGCGAAAAAATCAACAATGTCCTGACCAATCTCATTTCCAATGCTTTGAAATTCACGCACGAAGGAGGCAAAATCACTGTTGGGCTTCAGGTGAGTGAGGAGGGCGTAGCCCTTTTTGTAAGAGATACTGGTGATGGGATTCCGGCAGATGATCTGGATAAAATATTCGATCGCTTCTATCAGTCCACCCATTCTGGCGGAGGTCAGGGGGGCACAGGTGTGGGACTTGCCTTTTGCAAGGAAATCGCCCGGATGCATGGGGGGGACCTTTCTGTAACCAGTGAGTTGGGTGTGGGTAGCCGGTTCGAATTGTTCCTTCCGGGGCAAAGGCTCTCAGGCGCAGATGAGATAGCGCAGGAAGAAGAAGCACTGCAGTTGGCAACTCCGGATATTCATGAAGAACCTGCCCAGTACCGTTCCGTGTTGAAAGACAAAAAAATACTGGTGGTAGAGGACAATGCAGATATGCGTGCTTATATCTCGGGTTTCCTGAGCAGGGATTTTGAAGTGATAGAAGCCAGAGACGGCATGGAGGGACTGGAGAAGTTGCGTGCTCACACACCGGACCTCATCGTGTCTGATGTAATGATGCCCCGAATGGATGGGCTCACTTTTGCCAGAGAAGTGAAGAAGCACCCGACCTGGAAAAACATTCCTTTCATCACGGTGAGTGCCATTGGGGACGAAACGGAGAAAGTGAACACCCTGAGAATCGGGATCGATGATTATCTGGTGAAGCCCTTCTTTGCAGAAGAGCTCCGTGTGCGTGTGCAAAACCTGATTTATAATTATTCGGAGCGGATCACCTCACAGGCTGAGCCACAAGAGGAGGAAATTTCTCATGAAGAAAAGACCTTGAAAAAGCTGGAAAAGGAAGTGTATGACAACATTGATGATTCCAACTTCAACGTGATCAGGCTGGCGGAGGCCGCTTCTATGAGTGAGCGTCAGCTGTATAGGTACATCCGTGAGATGACAGGCCTCACTCCCGCCAATTTCATCAAAGAGATCAGGCTGCAACGTGCCATGGATCTGATCCAGAAAAAGGTTTACAAACGTACCTCCCAGCTGTCCTATGCGGTTGGGTTTCCACAGCCTGCCTACTTTTCCACTGTCTTCAAAAAACGTTTCGGGAGGCTTCCGGCAGAGTACATAGAAGACTAG
- a CDS encoding tetratricopeptide repeat protein, whose product MYQTNVNDAQKVTRLLVEAYDARVNDLSKSVMLAQEALEISQRLDEAILIARSLSRLSLFHMILGEYKKTMKLGKKALGYFQILGDEKGIADVKYNIAGVYYRTDNYHLALIYLIDCFEIYQKLNDFHNQSRVQKSLGTIYEYFGDQKSAILSYEKAIKAAQMAGDLNLESNAYNPLSGIYLNRDEIDQASEMIERSYQMKQETGDVRGLAFCLYGRAKVYVKRKQYQLAEETFLEAVRIHVEMGERLGRGMCYHKLGQLYLEMGDLGKSEKMLDEALDFAQEYNMVIIKINCNYLKYQLYRQKDDAVQALKYLEIYLKEKEAVMNTQTQKVIESYEAVTKMERLQKEAQMNREKAEILKKKNRAEESSRVKQEFLSTMSHEIRTPLNAVITITSLLEERSDKEENELLRSLKFSADNLLRIINDILDFSKLDAGKVVLEPQPVEISLLMENIRNTYLGMAREKGIDLKLTVDPLLAEVYLADETKLSQILGNLISNAIKYTDEGQVNVEVKLLDQGESRDQIEFRVEDTGGGIPENFLEEIFESFSQPRSYTTKKQGGSGLGLAIVKKLIGLHGSNIHVKTQENEGSVFYFQVSFMKGERKITPSHQESDGLTGRTVLIAEDNMINAMVALKLLANWGVKATHARDGSEAIQMSSECKYDYILMDIHMPEVDGFDAAKTIRESENPNLETPIFALTADITAHQREVFEPYFDGFLLKPIEREKLYQTLLTH is encoded by the coding sequence ATGTATCAGACCAATGTGAATGACGCCCAAAAAGTAACACGCCTGCTCGTAGAAGCCTATGATGCGAGGGTTAATGACCTTTCTAAAAGCGTGATGCTGGCGCAGGAGGCCCTGGAGATTAGCCAGCGACTGGACGAAGCTATTCTTATCGCCCGTTCTCTTTCGAGGCTCTCCCTGTTCCATATGATTTTGGGAGAGTATAAGAAGACCATGAAGCTTGGTAAAAAGGCTTTGGGGTATTTTCAGATTCTGGGTGATGAAAAGGGTATTGCGGATGTCAAGTACAACATCGCCGGGGTGTACTACCGTACTGACAACTATCACCTGGCGCTTATTTACCTGATTGATTGTTTTGAGATTTATCAAAAGCTCAACGATTTTCATAATCAATCACGGGTGCAAAAATCGCTGGGCACCATTTATGAGTATTTTGGAGACCAGAAAAGTGCCATTCTTTCCTACGAAAAAGCCATCAAAGCCGCCCAAATGGCTGGTGATCTCAATCTGGAGTCCAACGCCTATAATCCACTCTCCGGGATATACCTCAACCGCGACGAAATAGATCAGGCATCAGAAATGATAGAGCGGTCCTATCAAATGAAGCAGGAAACGGGAGATGTAAGGGGGCTTGCCTTTTGCCTTTATGGCAGGGCCAAGGTGTATGTAAAACGCAAACAATATCAGTTGGCGGAGGAGACCTTCCTGGAAGCTGTGCGAATCCATGTGGAGATGGGTGAGCGACTGGGCCGGGGTATGTGTTATCATAAGCTGGGTCAACTGTACCTCGAAATGGGTGATCTGGGGAAATCTGAGAAGATGCTGGATGAGGCATTAGACTTTGCCCAGGAGTACAACATGGTCATCATTAAAATTAACTGTAATTACCTCAAGTATCAGCTTTATAGGCAGAAGGATGATGCGGTGCAGGCACTGAAGTATTTAGAAATCTACCTCAAAGAGAAGGAGGCGGTGATGAATACTCAGACCCAAAAAGTGATCGAAAGCTATGAAGCAGTAACCAAAATGGAGCGCCTGCAGAAGGAGGCACAGATGAACAGGGAAAAGGCCGAAATTCTCAAGAAGAAGAATAGGGCAGAGGAGTCTTCCAGGGTGAAGCAGGAGTTTTTATCCACCATGAGTCATGAGATCAGGACTCCCCTCAATGCGGTTATTACCATTACATCCTTGTTGGAAGAGAGATCGGACAAGGAAGAGAATGAATTACTCCGATCGCTGAAGTTTTCTGCAGATAACCTTTTGAGAATCATCAATGACATCCTGGATTTCTCCAAACTGGATGCCGGCAAAGTGGTACTGGAACCTCAGCCCGTGGAGATCAGCTTGCTGATGGAAAACATCAGAAATACATACCTGGGGATGGCTCGCGAAAAAGGGATTGACCTTAAGCTGACTGTAGATCCTTTGCTGGCGGAGGTCTATCTGGCAGACGAAACCAAGCTTTCCCAGATTTTGGGTAACCTTATCAGCAATGCGATCAAGTATACCGATGAGGGGCAGGTGAACGTGGAAGTAAAACTATTGGATCAGGGCGAATCGCGGGATCAGATTGAGTTCAGGGTGGAGGATACCGGGGGAGGGATCCCCGAGAATTTCCTGGAGGAGATTTTTGAAAGTTTCTCACAGCCTCGGTCTTATACTACCAAAAAGCAAGGTGGGTCTGGGTTGGGCTTGGCCATAGTGAAAAAGCTCATAGGACTTCATGGGAGTAACATTCATGTGAAAACCCAGGAAAATGAAGGTTCGGTATTTTACTTTCAGGTGAGTTTTATGAAGGGGGAAAGAAAGATTACCCCCTCTCATCAGGAATCTGATGGACTAACCGGCCGTACGGTGCTCATAGCTGAAGATAATATGATCAATGCAATGGTAGCTCTCAAACTACTGGCCAACTGGGGGGTGAAAGCCACCCATGCCCGGGATGGATCGGAGGCCATTCAAATGTCCAGCGAATGTAAATACGATTACATCCTCATGGATATTCATATGCCAGAGGTAGATGGATTCGATGCTGCCAAGACCATTCGGGAATCAGAGAATCCAAATCTTGAGACTCCCATTTTTGCACTGACGGCTGATATTACTGCTCATCAGCGAGAGGTTTTTGAGCCGTATTTTGATGGTTTTTTACTGAAACCCATCGAACGAGAGAAGCTCTATCAGACGCTTCTTACTCATTAG
- a CDS encoding ABC transporter permease, producing MTPEYIKTTVRSLAKNKLISFINIVGLAVSLAAFFFIYRYVMKELSYDQGHPHYERLYRVAELIESENYLENSSSSPWPTGPAIVREFPDDVEGMVRFFDFQTPIITITLEDQRKFNERYIYFTDSTVFDLLDFKLIQGDRSALSGPFSATISKNLAEKYFGDENPMGKKITREGFNTTYTITGVYEQGSISHIRTEMLLSMQTLETNAPFLKTQWVWNPAWTYIRLSENASVQDLEKNKFPLMVEKYYDPRTKDKTSHYLQPIQDIHLGSHLEFELSANSDMKYVYIFISCALFLIVIAIVNFINLSTSFSLLRAKEIGVRKVSGAARSQLIFQFLSESVIISLIAYVLALIGCYIALPFLQGLINISFAELFGLNNLLFQLGVVILVGLVSGIYPAFFISSFDPLLVFKGKFISNAKGQLLRKGLVISQFTIAIVLIIFTYVTYQQLQLLRNQDYGYHTNDVIILDAATTNLGQRIEGFKTALKANASVESITTMSDMIGANNNNHDFHHEGMQPGTWNFYPALLVDEDFAGTLGLEVVAGRDFNRNHQKEDSLAVIINVAMAKTLGYATPEEAIGHPLRSLSGNENIVGVVRDFNYKSLHSEIGPFVLDIGQRGPNGFFFFRHVAIKVSEVNNQTLGHIQNIWEEFVPNKPFTYKILSEELRGLYKSENNLGQILGVFAVLTIIIACLGLFALATFIAQQKTKEIGIRKVLGAGHLKLFMVGYKEQFFLVLGSLILATPIALLLVRNWLSDFAYRVDLGPAPFLTAGALAILISALTVFSNFYKTITADPAEVLRDE from the coding sequence ATGACGCCTGAATACATCAAAACCACTGTAAGAAGCCTGGCCAAAAACAAATTGATCAGTTTTATCAACATTGTTGGACTGGCAGTGAGCCTTGCTGCATTCTTTTTTATTTACAGGTATGTAATGAAGGAGTTGAGCTATGACCAGGGACACCCGCACTATGAGCGGCTGTACCGCGTGGCAGAGCTCATAGAAAGTGAAAACTATCTGGAGAACAGCTCCAGTTCACCATGGCCCACCGGGCCCGCTATTGTCAGAGAGTTTCCGGATGATGTGGAGGGGATGGTAAGATTTTTTGACTTCCAAACTCCCATCATCACTATCACCTTGGAAGATCAGCGAAAGTTCAATGAGCGCTATATCTACTTCACTGACTCCACGGTGTTCGACCTTCTGGATTTTAAGCTTATTCAGGGTGATCGGTCTGCTTTGTCCGGCCCCTTCTCTGCCACCATTTCTAAAAACCTTGCGGAGAAATATTTTGGTGATGAAAATCCAATGGGGAAGAAGATCACCCGTGAAGGATTTAATACCACCTATACCATTACAGGGGTATACGAACAAGGATCTATCTCCCATATTCGGACGGAAATGCTGCTTTCCATGCAAACGCTGGAAACAAATGCCCCATTTCTCAAAACTCAATGGGTGTGGAATCCCGCATGGACCTATATCAGGCTAAGCGAAAATGCTTCGGTTCAGGACCTGGAAAAAAATAAGTTTCCCCTGATGGTGGAAAAATATTATGATCCACGCACCAAGGATAAAACCAGCCACTACCTCCAGCCCATTCAGGATATCCACCTGGGCTCGCACCTTGAATTCGAACTGAGTGCCAACAGTGATATGAAGTACGTGTATATTTTTATCTCCTGTGCGCTGTTCCTCATCGTTATTGCCATTGTCAATTTTATCAATCTTTCTACCTCATTTTCCCTTCTGAGGGCCAAAGAAATAGGGGTCCGCAAGGTGTCAGGAGCAGCCAGGTCTCAGCTGATATTTCAGTTTTTATCTGAGTCAGTGATCATTTCACTCATTGCCTATGTGTTAGCACTCATTGGGTGTTATATAGCGCTCCCTTTCCTGCAGGGTTTGATCAATATCAGCTTCGCAGAGCTATTTGGATTGAACAATCTGCTCTTCCAGTTGGGAGTGGTAATTTTAGTTGGGCTAGTGTCCGGGATTTATCCCGCCTTTTTTATCTCCTCATTCGATCCGCTGCTGGTCTTCAAAGGCAAATTTATCTCCAACGCCAAAGGACAGCTACTTAGAAAAGGGCTGGTGATCTCCCAGTTTACCATTGCCATAGTACTTATCATATTTACCTATGTCACCTATCAGCAACTACAGCTCCTTCGCAACCAGGACTATGGCTATCACACCAACGACGTGATCATTCTGGATGCGGCCACCACAAATCTTGGTCAGCGGATTGAAGGCTTTAAAACGGCCCTAAAAGCCAATGCATCAGTTGAGTCTATCACCACCATGAGTGACATGATAGGTGCTAATAACAATAATCACGACTTTCACCATGAGGGCATGCAGCCTGGCACCTGGAATTTCTATCCGGCACTGCTGGTGGATGAAGACTTTGCAGGCACACTAGGCCTGGAGGTGGTTGCCGGCAGGGATTTTAACAGAAACCATCAAAAAGAAGATAGCCTGGCTGTAATCATCAATGTCGCCATGGCCAAAACGCTCGGCTATGCCACCCCGGAAGAGGCCATTGGTCACCCCCTTCGGTCACTTTCAGGCAACGAAAACATAGTGGGAGTGGTTCGGGATTTCAATTACAAATCCCTCCATTCTGAGATAGGGCCGTTTGTCCTGGATATAGGTCAGCGCGGACCCAATGGATTCTTTTTCTTTCGACATGTGGCCATCAAGGTCAGTGAGGTAAATAATCAGACCCTAGGCCATATCCAGAACATTTGGGAAGAATTTGTGCCGAATAAGCCCTTTACATATAAAATCCTGAGCGAAGAATTGCGTGGGCTCTATAAAAGTGAAAATAACCTGGGACAGATTCTGGGAGTTTTTGCGGTGCTCACGATTATCATCGCCTGTCTGGGTCTTTTTGCGCTGGCTACTTTTATTGCACAGCAAAAAACCAAGGAAATTGGCATACGAAAAGTACTGGGCGCTGGCCATTTGAAGCTTTTCATGGTAGGCTACAAAGAGCAGTTTTTTCTGGTTTTAGGCTCACTCATTTTAGCTACGCCCATTGCCCTTCTTTTGGTTAGGAATTGGCTGTCAGATTTTGCCTACCGGGTGGATCTCGGTCCGGCTCCCTTTCTAACGGCAGGCGCGCTCGCTATCCTGATTTCTGCATTGACCGTGTTTTCTAATTTCTACAAAACCATCACGGCAGATCCGGCAGAAGTGCTTCGGGATGAATAA